Proteins encoded by one window of Syntrophorhabdaceae bacterium:
- a CDS encoding C39 family peptidase gives MMKRYLAFSILALSWFFSGCAATVYAPPPEGTHLIGNVPFFKQEDYQCGPSALAGVLNYWYMKRDSSERLSVEEIVAAIYSPSARGVLGIDLENYARHKGFTTRQFQGSIADVRTSVDSGTPLILFVEYGFSLYRLDHFVVAKGYTNDSVIMNSGRKENDIIPNKELLKIWERTGYWSLLIEPSS, from the coding sequence ATGATGAAGAGATATCTCGCCTTCTCTATTCTCGCTCTTTCCTGGTTCTTTTCCGGGTGCGCAGCAACGGTGTATGCGCCCCCTCCCGAAGGCACACATCTTATCGGTAATGTGCCCTTTTTCAAACAAGAGGATTATCAGTGCGGGCCTTCCGCCCTTGCGGGCGTCTTGAATTACTGGTATATGAAGAGGGACAGCTCCGAAAGACTGTCCGTGGAAGAAATCGTGGCCGCCATCTATAGCCCGTCGGCGCGCGGCGTGTTGGGCATTGATCTCGAGAATTACGCACGGCACAAAGGGTTTACAACGAGACAATTCCAGGGGAGCATCGCCGACGTCAGAACGAGTGTAGACAGCGGAACGCCCCTCATTCTTTTCGTAGAGTACGGTTTCTCACTCTACAGGCTCGATCATTTTGTGGTGGCAAAGGGATACACTAATGACAGCGTCATCATGAATTCGGGACGCAAGGAAAATGATATAATTCCTAATAAGGAGCTCCTTAAGATATGGGAAAGAACAGGTTACTGGTCTCTTCTTATAGAACCGTCTTCCTGA
- a CDS encoding PA2779 family protein: MMKRAIICYLVMAMFVIGITPRVEAAFAPSQTLQLAVVDRTQDLTKIQAVLETRVVRQRLQDLGFTYEEINARLSEMTDQQIHSIAQKMDDLKVGKDGALGVIIALLVIVALVIIIINLTSGNKVVLTK, translated from the coding sequence ATGATGAAAAGAGCTATTATTTGTTATCTTGTCATGGCAATGTTCGTCATCGGTATCACACCGCGCGTCGAAGCTGCATTTGCGCCGTCTCAGACGTTACAACTTGCCGTAGTAGACCGAACACAGGATCTGACAAAAATCCAGGCTGTCCTCGAGACAAGGGTAGTCCGGCAGAGATTGCAAGACCTCGGCTTTACCTATGAAGAGATAAACGCGAGGCTTTCAGAAATGACCGATCAGCAGATTCACAGCATTGCACAGAAGATGGACGATCTGAAAGTCGGAAAAGACGGCGCGCTGGGCGTAATTATTGCGTTGCTTGTCATCGTTGCGCTCGTCATCATTATCATCAATCTTACATCGGGCAACAAGGTAGTGCTGACGAAATAG
- a CDS encoding DegT/DnrJ/EryC1/StrS family aminotransferase has translation MKVNIFNLERDHAELQEELLVRFKHVLTKGDFILGKEVTALEEAFAEYVGTSHAVGVGSGTDALRVGGLALDIKAGDKFVTAPNSYIASAMALSMHGLVPRFCDIELDTHNMDPERLGDLLRKEEGIKLCIPVHLYGHPCMLDEIMDVCRKHGIMVMEDACQAHGALYKGKKVGTYGDVTAFSFYPTKNLGAYGDGGIVTTDSEKVFKKATMLRNYGQSAKHVHDIEGFNSRLDELQASLLRIKLDYLDAWNDRRRYNASLYNEGLQGLPIILPQETPWAHHVYHLYVIRSKERDRLRAYLNDRGISTLIHYPTPIHLQKVYQSLGYEAGSFPNAELAAQEVVSLPMYPSLTQDEIAYVSECVRKFYGA, from the coding sequence ATGAAAGTAAACATATTCAACCTGGAAAGAGACCATGCAGAGTTACAGGAAGAACTGCTCGTCAGATTCAAACACGTGTTGACTAAGGGCGATTTTATACTCGGGAAGGAAGTGACCGCCCTTGAGGAGGCCTTCGCAGAATATGTGGGAACCAGCCATGCCGTTGGGGTGGGAAGTGGCACTGACGCGTTGAGGGTGGGAGGACTGGCCCTCGATATCAAGGCGGGCGATAAATTCGTTACTGCGCCGAACAGCTACATCGCCTCCGCAATGGCACTCTCCATGCACGGACTCGTACCCCGCTTCTGCGACATAGAACTTGACACGCATAACATGGATCCGGAAAGACTGGGTGATCTTTTGAGAAAGGAAGAGGGTATAAAGCTGTGCATACCCGTCCATCTTTACGGACATCCCTGTATGCTTGACGAGATAATGGATGTGTGCAGAAAGCACGGTATCATGGTAATGGAAGACGCCTGCCAGGCACATGGCGCTCTGTATAAGGGCAAGAAGGTCGGCACCTATGGCGACGTCACCGCCTTCAGTTTTTATCCTACGAAGAATCTCGGAGCTTACGGGGACGGAGGCATCGTCACCACGGACTCCGAAAAGGTGTTCAAAAAAGCTACGATGCTCAGGAATTACGGACAGAGCGCCAAACACGTCCATGATATAGAAGGTTTCAATTCTCGCCTTGACGAACTGCAGGCAAGTTTGCTGCGCATCAAGCTGGATTATCTGGATGCCTGGAATGATCGGAGAAGATACAACGCATCGCTCTACAACGAAGGACTTCAGGGTTTGCCGATAATTCTACCCCAAGAGACCCCGTGGGCGCACCACGTATATCACTTATACGTCATACGGAGCAAAGAAAGGGACAGACTGAGAGCGTATCTCAACGATCGCGGGATATCCACGCTCATCCACTATCCTACACCTATCCACCTACAGAAGGTATATCAGTCGCTGGGATACGAAGCCGGCTCTTTCCCTAACGCGGAGTTAGCCGCGCAGGAAGTCGTCTCCCTGCCTATGTATCCGTCGCTTACTCAAGATGAGATCGCCTATGTCTCAGAGTGTGTGAGGAAGTTCTACGGCGCATGA
- a CDS encoding glycosyltransferase family 4 protein, translating into MKILHLFSDWKWTGPAEPVLSLCKALENLGVDVILAYRKTPIDFNERTVEKEIRQRGVKSFGGLRLNRYFSLKDWVFDARFLSRYVEEQGIDIVHANLSHDHCIATASLSFSGKRPLIIRTDHKWNGMPANWFMSWILSRTDGIVTYSEKIRNQDVQTFRYPAERTCLLPPGIKPYDGPIKDMRHEFGLNGDEKIIGVIGRLKPDRGFDIILKAFKMVKERVDNTRLLIMGRSSQIEESVMKPLRNLGLERDVILAGYRIDDYFSVISLFDVFVMMRAGSDGSARALREVMSMGIPAVVSDVGMLSEMVEDGATGLVASWNEFDLAAKMEALIIDDAKRTAYGANAREAAREKWDYQVQARKMKDFYEHITRLGRKV; encoded by the coding sequence ATGAAAATACTTCATCTCTTTAGCGACTGGAAATGGACAGGCCCTGCGGAGCCCGTGCTCTCCCTTTGCAAGGCGCTCGAGAATCTGGGGGTCGACGTGATCCTGGCCTATCGGAAAACGCCCATTGACTTCAACGAAAGAACCGTCGAAAAAGAGATCAGACAAAGAGGCGTAAAGTCTTTCGGAGGCCTCAGACTAAACCGATATTTCTCGCTGAAGGACTGGGTTTTCGATGCGCGTTTTCTCAGCCGGTATGTGGAAGAACAGGGAATAGACATTGTCCACGCAAACCTTTCCCACGATCATTGCATAGCTACCGCCTCTCTTTCTTTCAGCGGAAAAAGGCCTTTGATCATAAGGACCGACCATAAATGGAATGGCATGCCCGCCAACTGGTTCATGTCCTGGATACTTTCCCGAACGGACGGGATAGTGACATACAGTGAAAAGATCAGGAACCAGGATGTACAAACCTTCCGTTATCCCGCAGAAAGAACGTGCCTGCTACCGCCCGGAATAAAACCTTATGATGGACCGATCAAAGATATGCGTCATGAGTTCGGATTAAACGGGGACGAAAAGATCATAGGGGTTATCGGCCGTCTCAAGCCGGATCGAGGCTTTGACATCATTCTCAAGGCTTTCAAGATGGTTAAAGAGCGAGTCGACAATACGAGGCTTCTCATTATGGGCAGAAGCTCGCAGATTGAGGAGAGCGTAATGAAACCGCTTCGTAATTTAGGTCTCGAGCGTGACGTGATCCTCGCGGGCTATCGGATCGACGACTATTTCTCGGTCATTTCGCTTTTCGATGTCTTTGTGATGATGCGGGCGGGAAGCGATGGGAGCGCCCGGGCTTTAAGGGAAGTTATGAGCATGGGAATACCCGCGGTAGTCTCGGACGTTGGGATGCTCTCAGAGATGGTGGAGGATGGCGCTACCGGTTTAGTAGCTTCGTGGAATGAATTTGATCTCGCGGCAAAGATGGAGGCGCTCATTATCGATGACGCGAAACGAACCGCCTATGGGGCAAACGCGCGAGAGGCCGCGCGTGAGAAATGGGATTATCAGGTTCAGGCAAGGAAAATGAAGGATTTCTACGAGCATATCACACGACTGGGCAGGAAGGTGTGA
- a CDS encoding tetratricopeptide repeat protein has translation MGKNRLLVSSYRTVFLIAVMLCASCSLPRIIVLHDPLTAEEHINLGVTYENKKEYDEALKEYEAALKRMPVAYLYMGNIYFQKGSVADAERCYEKAIQKTGDPRAYNNLAWLYYVKRIKLDEAENLARRAVELSPDAQDYKDTLDKIIEEKGKSIL, from the coding sequence ATGGGAAAGAACAGGTTACTGGTCTCTTCTTATAGAACCGTCTTCCTGATCGCTGTGATGCTGTGCGCATCGTGCAGCTTGCCAAGGATCATCGTTCTTCACGACCCGCTTACAGCGGAAGAACATATAAACCTCGGCGTGACCTACGAGAACAAGAAAGAATATGATGAAGCATTGAAAGAATATGAGGCGGCATTGAAGAGAATGCCTGTTGCGTATCTCTACATGGGTAATATTTATTTTCAAAAAGGCTCGGTAGCCGATGCGGAGAGATGTTACGAAAAGGCAATCCAGAAGACAGGCGATCCGCGGGCCTATAACAATCTTGCCTGGCTTTACTACGTTAAGCGCATCAAGCTCGATGAAGCCGAGAACCTGGCCCGCAGGGCCGTAGAGCTTTCTCCCGACGCTCAAGATTATAAAGACACCCTTGACAAAATCATTGAAGAGAAGGGCAAATCGATACTATGA
- a CDS encoding cupin domain-containing protein, whose protein sequence is MKTQGTKKNVFANILDTVPDEVIETLLKGESFRLERIVSDRHSTPQGTWYDQDQNEWVVVLKGSAGLLFDGDEEAVTLKSGDYLNIPAHKKHRVLWTDKAEKTIWLAIHYR, encoded by the coding sequence ATGAAAACGCAAGGCACGAAAAAGAACGTCTTTGCCAACATACTCGATACGGTCCCGGACGAAGTAATTGAAACGCTCCTCAAGGGGGAATCGTTCAGGCTGGAACGCATCGTTTCGGATCGCCATTCTACGCCTCAGGGAACGTGGTATGATCAGGACCAGAATGAGTGGGTTGTTGTACTCAAGGGCAGCGCCGGTCTTCTCTTTGATGGCGACGAGGAAGCGGTAACCTTAAAGTCCGGAGATTATCTCAATATACCGGCGCACAAAAAACATCGGGTACTCTGGACGGACAAGGCTGAAAAGACCATTTGGCTGGCGATACATTACCGGTGA
- the eno gene encoding phosphopyruvate hydratase translates to MSVIYDVFAREILDSRGNPTVEVEVTLESGALGRAMVPSGASTGEREALELRDGDPKRYKGKGVTKAVAHVNEKIAPEIEGLDALDQAYIDNLLIEMDGTENKSNLGANAILGVSMACARAASDYLALPLYQYIGGIRGRELPVPMMNVINGGAHAQNSLDVQEFMIVPAGAANFKEALRMGAEVFHTLKGILKDKGYSTGVGDEGGFAPQIKSTKEALDTLIVAIEKAGYKAGKDILLALDVAASELYKKGKYHIDGNVWDSGKLIDFYDGLTKKYPIISIEDGFAENDWKGWQAFTERCGSRIQIVGDDVFVTNPNIFMEGIKKGVANSILIKLNQIGSVTETLTTIEMAKRSGYTCVISHRSGETEDTFIADLAVATNVGQIKTGSASRSERIAKYNQLLRVEEELGDVALFGGKEVFYSIRKK, encoded by the coding sequence ATGTCGGTCATATACGATGTCTTCGCAAGAGAGATACTAGATAGCAGAGGGAACCCGACAGTTGAAGTGGAAGTTACTCTGGAAAGCGGCGCTCTGGGACGCGCCATGGTTCCTTCCGGTGCATCCACCGGAGAAAGGGAGGCGCTCGAATTAAGGGACGGGGACCCCAAGAGATACAAAGGAAAAGGCGTGACCAAAGCAGTTGCCCATGTTAATGAAAAAATAGCGCCCGAAATAGAGGGACTCGATGCTCTCGACCAAGCCTATATCGATAACCTCCTCATAGAAATGGATGGGACCGAGAACAAGAGCAATCTCGGGGCCAATGCGATTCTCGGTGTATCCATGGCCTGCGCCCGTGCTGCTTCAGACTACCTTGCTCTTCCCCTCTATCAGTACATAGGGGGCATAAGGGGACGTGAATTGCCCGTGCCCATGATGAATGTGATCAACGGGGGGGCACACGCGCAGAACTCTCTCGACGTGCAGGAATTCATGATTGTTCCGGCAGGCGCGGCCAATTTCAAAGAGGCTCTGAGGATGGGCGCGGAAGTTTTTCACACGCTGAAAGGTATTCTCAAAGATAAGGGATACTCCACAGGCGTTGGTGATGAGGGCGGTTTTGCACCGCAGATCAAATCTACAAAAGAAGCCCTTGATACGTTAATTGTGGCCATAGAGAAGGCAGGGTACAAAGCCGGGAAAGATATCCTCTTGGCCCTGGATGTCGCGGCGAGCGAATTGTACAAGAAAGGCAAATACCACATCGACGGTAATGTCTGGGACAGTGGCAAGCTCATCGATTTCTACGATGGCCTTACAAAGAAATACCCTATCATCTCCATCGAAGACGGATTTGCTGAGAACGATTGGAAGGGATGGCAGGCATTTACCGAAAGATGCGGTTCAAGAATTCAGATTGTGGGTGACGACGTCTTTGTCACGAATCCGAACATCTTTATGGAAGGCATCAAGAAGGGTGTGGCCAATAGCATTTTGATAAAACTGAATCAGATCGGTAGTGTTACAGAAACCTTGACTACCATTGAAATGGCGAAAAGATCGGGCTACACCTGCGTAATCTCCCATCGTTCGGGAGAAACGGAAGACACGTTCATAGCGGATCTTGCTGTGGCCACGAACGTAGGCCAGATCAAAACGGGATCGGCATCGCGCAGCGAAAGAATAGCGAAATACAACCAGCTTTTGAGAGTAGAAGAGGAATTGGGCGATGTGGCACTGTTTGGCGGCAAAGAAGTCTTTTACAGCATTCGAAAAAAATAG